One genomic segment of Sminthopsis crassicaudata isolate SCR6 chromosome 2, ASM4859323v1, whole genome shotgun sequence includes these proteins:
- the TOX4 gene encoding TOX high mobility group box family member 4, with protein MDLDHSIGTQYSANPPVTIDVPMTDVSSGLMGHSQLTTIDQSELSSQLGLSLGGGTILPSAQSPEDRLSTTPSPTSSLHEDDVEDFRRLPSQKTVVVESSKKQKTPKKKKKKDPNEPQKPVSAYALFFRDTQAAIKGQNPNATFGEVSKIVASMWDSLGEEQKQVYKRKTEAAKKEYLKALAAYKANQVCQTAVETVELDPVTPQQTPPPSPAATVVVPASPAPAPAPASTEPPSLSSSIVVKSTLSSYVTSQTSGGTGAQTSITKIIISKQTLTSSQLTSSIAMSQGGMVTVIPATMVTSQGLQLSQIQAATSTSTIDQSQQAKIVTRSVLQAAAAAAASMQLPPPRLQPPPLQQMPQPPSQQQVTILQQPPPLQAMQQPPQQKVRLSLQQPPPLQIKIVPPPTLHIQPASVPPALESSPEQPITTSPESHAVEAPSPEPIEMITDVVPEVESPSQMDVELVTGSPVTLSPQPRCVRSGCENPPVVSKDWDNEYCSNECVVKHCRDVFLAWVASRNSSTVVFVK; from the exons ATG GACTTGGACCACTCTATAGGGACTCAGTATAGTGCCAACCCACCTGTCACAATCGATGTCCCAATGACAGATGTGTCATCTGGTTTGATGGGGCACAGCCAGCTGACCACTATTGACCAGTCAGAGCTGAGTTCTCAGCTTGGCTTGAGTTTAGGGGGTGGCACTATCCTCCCATCTGCCCAGTCACCTGAGGATCGGCTTTCAACTACCCCTTCACCTACTAGCTCCCTTCATGAGGATGACGTTGAGGATTTCCGGCGG CTCCCTAGTCAGAAGACAGTTGTGGTAGAGTCAAGCAAAAAGCAGAAGactccaaagaaaaagaagaagaaagatccCAATGAACCCCAAAAACCAGTATCAGCATATGCCTTGTTCTTCCGTGACACACAGGCAGCCATCAAGGGACAGAATCCCAATGCTACTTTTGGGGAGGTGTCAAAAATTGTGGCCTCCATGTGGGACAGTCTTGGAGAAGAGCAAAAACAG GTATATAAAAGGAAAACGGAAGCTGCCAAAAAGGAATATTTGAAGGCTTTGGCAGCTTATAAAGCCAATCAGGTGTGTCAG ACTGCTGTAGAGACAGTGGAATTGGATCCAGTGACACCACAGCAGACTCCTCCCCCATCTCCTGCTGCAACAGTTGTTGTGCCAGCCTcaccagcaccagcaccagcaccagcaTCAACGGAGCCCCCTTCCCTGTCTTCTTCCATTGTGGTTAAATCTACTCTCTCATCCTATGTGACAAGTCAGACATCTGGGGGGACAGGGGCCCAGACCAGCATCACCAAGATCATTATATCCAAACAGACGTTGACATCTAGCCAGTTGACTTCTTCTATTGCCATGTCCCAAGGGGGCATGGTTACAGTCATCCCAGCCACAATGGTGACTTCCCAGGGGCTTCAGTTAAGCCAAATCCAGGCAGCTACCAGCACATCTACCATTGATCAGAGCCAACAAGCCAAGATTGTTACTCGATCTGTGTtgcaggcagcagcagcagcagcagcttctaTGCAGTTGCCTCCACCTCGACTGCAGCCCCCTCCACTGCAACAGATGCCTCAACCACCCAGTCAGCAACAAGTAACCATTCTGCAGCAGCCTCCTCCACTCCAGGCCATGCAGCAGCCCCCACAGCAAAAGGTTCGCCTTAGCCTTCAACAGCCACCTCCTCTGCAGATCAAGATTGTTCCTCCACCTACATTGCATATTCAGCCTGCCTCAGTCCCACCTGCCCTGGAAAGTAGTCCTGAACAGCCGATTACCACTAGTCCTGAGTCCCATGCAGTGGAGGCACCTTCTCCTGAACCAATTGAGATGATCACAGATGTTGTACCTGAG GTTGAATCTCCTTCTCAAATGGATGTTGAATTAGTGACTGGGTCTCCTGTGACACTCTCCCCTCAGCCCCGATGTGTGAGGTCAGGTTGTGAGAATCCTCCAGTTGTGAGTAAGGACTGGGACAATGAATACTGCAGCAATGAGTGTGTAGTGAAGCATTGCAG gGATGTATTCCTGGCCTGGGTGGCTTCCAGAAATTCAAGCACAGTGGTGTTTGTGAAATAG